A portion of the Acidisarcina polymorpha genome contains these proteins:
- a CDS encoding ABC transporter ATP-binding protein has product MALTITGLSKTYPNGVKALKNLSLTIGNNMFGLLGPNGAGKSTLMRTVATLQDPDSGTISLDGIDVLKEKNAVRKLLGYLPQEFGVYPKLSALDMLTHLAVLKGISSSTERRDMVDTLLRQTNLWEARKKALSTYSGGMKQRFGIAQALLANPKLIIVDEPTAGLDPAERNRFLNLLSSIANNVTVILSTHIVDDVRELCPRMAIISNGEVLLEGSPAESLDALKGRMWSKVVATDQEVLEMEQALQVISTHLVGGLHEVRVYADSSPAEGFRAVESDLEDVYFLNLARQVKN; this is encoded by the coding sequence TTGGCGCTAACCATTACGGGGTTATCGAAGACGTATCCAAATGGGGTAAAGGCGCTTAAAAACCTTTCCCTGACCATCGGCAACAACATGTTTGGTTTGTTGGGGCCGAACGGGGCGGGCAAATCGACCTTGATGCGGACGGTGGCAACGCTGCAGGATCCCGATAGCGGAACCATCTCTCTCGACGGCATCGATGTGCTGAAAGAAAAAAACGCGGTCCGCAAGCTACTGGGGTACCTGCCGCAGGAGTTTGGAGTTTATCCGAAGCTGTCGGCGTTGGACATGCTCACCCACCTGGCAGTACTAAAGGGGATCAGCAGCAGTACGGAACGCAGAGACATGGTGGATACGCTGCTGAGGCAGACCAACTTGTGGGAGGCGCGGAAGAAGGCGCTGAGCACCTACTCGGGCGGTATGAAACAGCGGTTCGGCATCGCCCAGGCGCTGTTAGCCAACCCCAAGCTGATTATCGTGGACGAGCCTACGGCCGGGCTCGATCCCGCCGAACGAAACCGCTTTCTGAACCTGCTGAGTTCAATCGCTAACAATGTCACGGTCATTTTGTCGACGCATATCGTGGATGACGTCCGTGAGCTTTGCCCGCGCATGGCGATCATCAGCAATGGCGAAGTGCTGCTGGAGGGGTCGCCGGCCGAGTCGCTCGACGCGCTCAAGGGGCGCATGTGGAGCAAGGTCGTGGCGACCGACCAGGAAGTGCTAGAGATGGAGCAGGCGCTTCAAGTCATCTCGACGCATCTGGTGGGTGGGCTTCATGAGGTGCGGGTTTATGCCGACAGCTCTCCGGCAGAAGGTTTCAGAGCCGTCGAGTCGGACCTTGAAGATGTCTATTTTCTCAACCTTGCCCGGCAAGTGAAGAACTGA
- the pyrR gene encoding bifunctional pyr operon transcriptional regulator/uracil phosphoribosyltransferase PyrR: protein MTEKTPDTKPILREKCRLMSASEIERTLVRLAHEIIEKNNGGHNVGLVGIKRRGVPIAERLAKIISAIERTPAQSGILDIRFYRDDLSTHDLRPVVSPGAIGFDVNGRDIVLVDDVLYTGRTIRAALDALFDHGRPRRVQLLVLIDRGHRELPIEATFVGRTVQTTQREIVEVKLQEIDQDEQVLLVERTD, encoded by the coding sequence ATGACAGAGAAAACCCCAGACACCAAACCCATTCTGCGCGAAAAGTGCAGGTTGATGTCGGCATCCGAGATCGAGCGGACCCTGGTTCGGCTCGCCCACGAGATTATCGAGAAGAACAATGGCGGCCACAATGTCGGTCTGGTAGGCATTAAGCGGCGCGGCGTCCCGATTGCTGAGCGCTTGGCGAAAATCATCAGCGCCATTGAAAGAACACCCGCACAAAGCGGCATCCTGGATATCCGCTTCTACCGCGACGATCTCTCCACTCACGATCTCCGCCCGGTCGTGAGCCCTGGGGCTATCGGCTTTGATGTCAACGGTCGCGACATCGTCCTGGTCGACGATGTGCTTTACACTGGCCGGACCATCCGCGCTGCACTCGATGCGCTCTTCGATCATGGCCGTCCCCGGCGCGTCCAGCTGCTGGTCCTGATCGACCGCGGCCACCGCGAATTGCCCATCGAAGCTACCTTCGTCGGGCGCACCGTCCAGACCACGCAACGCGAAATCGTCGAAGTCAAACTGCAGGAAATCGACCAGGACGAACAGGTCTTGCTGGTCGAACGAACAGATTGA
- a CDS encoding aspartate carbamoyltransferase catalytic subunit, with translation MPTRQAAQSTSSPAPRRNLALDEIAPPRIPRPKGSVISVLDLSLDEISSVLQMATLLENEDPLLRMKRLLKRRVALLFYESSTRTRTSFELAAKSLGADTALISSQSSSIEKGESLKDTGITLKALGAECIILRHLSSGAPYLLEAATGLPILNGGDGTHEHPSQALLDLRTLLAHFKKGPSNSGQSALTETTLDGVTVAIVGDILHSRVARSNALLLPRLGAQVVLCGPPALLPEVAANLGPGITIERDFDKALAASQAVMMLRIQAERLSGLHLDLEDYKGRYQANQPRMAAFAPNALLLHPGPIIRGLEITSEVADGPQSLIAEQVRHGVAIRMALLARALGASAPESITNAASAKISSEPVKNGAKKPVPSKPAKKARPA, from the coding sequence ATGCCAACGAGACAAGCCGCTCAATCGACCTCCTCGCCAGCCCCGCGCCGGAATCTCGCGCTGGACGAAATAGCGCCCCCAAGAATCCCTCGTCCGAAGGGCTCTGTGATCTCCGTCCTCGATCTCTCCCTCGATGAAATCAGCTCCGTCCTGCAAATGGCCACGCTGCTCGAGAACGAAGATCCGCTGCTGCGCATGAAGCGCCTGCTGAAACGGCGGGTCGCGCTGCTTTTCTACGAGTCGAGCACTCGCACCCGGACCTCTTTCGAACTAGCGGCCAAGAGCCTGGGCGCGGATACCGCCCTCATCAGCTCGCAATCCTCGAGCATCGAAAAAGGCGAATCGCTCAAAGACACCGGCATCACCCTGAAGGCGCTCGGCGCGGAGTGCATCATCCTGCGCCACCTCTCCTCGGGCGCACCCTATCTGCTCGAGGCTGCCACCGGATTACCCATCCTCAACGGCGGCGATGGCACCCATGAGCACCCTTCGCAAGCGCTGCTCGACCTCCGCACTCTGCTCGCCCACTTTAAAAAAGGACCAAGCAACAGCGGCCAAAGCGCCCTTACGGAAACGACCCTCGACGGAGTGACGGTCGCCATCGTCGGCGACATCCTGCATAGCCGCGTGGCGCGCTCGAACGCCCTCCTGCTTCCCAGGCTAGGAGCTCAGGTCGTCCTCTGCGGTCCACCCGCCCTGCTTCCCGAAGTAGCCGCGAACCTTGGCCCCGGCATCACTATAGAGCGCGACTTCGATAAAGCTCTCGCAGCTTCGCAAGCCGTCATGATGCTTCGGATCCAGGCCGAACGCCTCTCCGGCCTCCATCTCGATCTCGAAGATTACAAGGGCCGCTACCAGGCCAACCAGCCGAGAATGGCCGCTTTTGCCCCGAACGCGCTTCTTCTACACCCCGGTCCAATCATCCGCGGCCTTGAAATCACCAGCGAAGTTGCCGACGGGCCGCAATCCTTGATCGCCGAGCAAGTACGTCACGGAGTCGCCATCCGCATGGCCCTCCTCGCCAGAGCACTCGGCGCCTCGGCGCCCGAATCGATTACGAACGCCGCATCCGCCAAGATCTCTAGCGAACCGGTAAAAAACGGCGCCAAGAAGCCTGTCCCCAGCAAGCCGGCAAAGAAGGCGAGGCCCGCATGA
- a CDS encoding dihydroorotase has translation MSSTLIRGGRLVDPASGIDAERDLLLRDGRVAAVEAPGKLKTAAKQEAAEVIDATGLVVAPGLVDIHVHLREPGQGYKETIATGTAAAAAGGFTSVCAMPNTIPVNDSPETTRWMQSPERGAKIRVFPIAAATRGSMGEKLTEYGSLKAAGAVAVTDDGKPILGEAIMHQALTVASRAGLPVIQHAEDTRLTGGCSMNAGALAFRMGLRGMPVEAESSLVERDLRLLANLNGARGHLHVAHLSTAAALEAVRKARRNGLHVTCEVAPHHFLLTEQEVGNYNTNAKMNPPLRAPADRDAMLQGILDGVVDCIATDHAPHAAHEKEQEFERAPNGITGLETALGLSLQLLHKANRLPIGRVINLLSTQPAAVLALKGRGTLAVGAFADVVIFDARKEWVFHAALSKSKSKNTPFDGWTMLGEVRWTISEGRIAYQSGPAT, from the coding sequence ATGAGCTCCACTCTGATCCGCGGCGGGCGTCTCGTCGATCCCGCATCCGGCATCGATGCCGAACGCGACCTGCTCCTGCGTGATGGCCGCGTCGCCGCCGTCGAAGCCCCAGGGAAACTCAAGACCGCCGCCAAGCAAGAGGCTGCCGAAGTCATTGATGCCACAGGCCTGGTCGTCGCTCCGGGACTGGTCGATATTCACGTCCATCTCCGCGAACCCGGTCAAGGCTATAAGGAGACCATCGCCACCGGGACCGCCGCGGCAGCAGCAGGTGGGTTCACCAGCGTCTGCGCCATGCCCAACACCATCCCCGTCAATGACTCGCCCGAGACCACCCGCTGGATGCAGAGTCCCGAGCGCGGGGCAAAGATTCGCGTCTTTCCCATTGCCGCCGCCACCCGCGGTAGCATGGGCGAGAAGCTGACCGAATACGGCTCTCTCAAAGCGGCAGGCGCGGTGGCCGTCACCGACGACGGCAAGCCCATCCTTGGCGAGGCCATCATGCATCAGGCGCTCACCGTGGCTTCCCGCGCTGGGCTGCCCGTCATTCAACATGCCGAGGATACCCGGCTTACTGGCGGCTGTTCGATGAATGCCGGTGCGCTCGCCTTTCGCATGGGACTGCGTGGTATGCCGGTCGAGGCCGAATCTTCGCTCGTCGAGCGTGACCTCCGCCTGCTTGCTAACTTAAATGGCGCCCGCGGGCACCTCCATGTCGCCCATCTTTCCACCGCCGCTGCTCTCGAAGCTGTCCGCAAAGCCCGCCGGAATGGCCTCCACGTCACCTGCGAGGTCGCGCCGCATCACTTTCTGCTCACCGAGCAGGAAGTGGGAAACTACAACACCAATGCCAAGATGAATCCCCCACTGCGCGCTCCGGCCGATCGCGACGCCATGCTGCAAGGCATTCTCGATGGTGTGGTCGACTGCATTGCCACCGACCACGCTCCCCACGCCGCCCATGAGAAGGAGCAGGAATTCGAGCGCGCTCCGAACGGCATCACTGGTCTCGAGACCGCACTAGGTTTGTCACTGCAGCTGTTACATAAGGCAAACCGGCTTCCCATCGGCCGGGTCATCAACCTGCTCAGCACCCAACCGGCGGCTGTATTGGCACTCAAAGGGCGCGGGACGCTCGCTGTCGGCGCCTTCGCCGACGTGGTGATCTTCGATGCCAGGAAAGAATGGGTCTTCCACGCCGCCCTCTCCAAATCGAAGTCGAAGAACACTCCCTTCGACGGCTGGACAATGCTGGGAGAGGTCCGCTGGACGATCAGCGAAGGACGAATCGCCTACCAAAGCGGACCGGCAACGTAG
- a CDS encoding DUF2085 domain-containing protein gives MSARWVIFFAASALVALAIAAAWPWAGGTGVLRLAIFAFFSKLCHQHADRSFSFFGARMAVCVRCLGIYSGTAVGSLLRLKYGVAIRALAWGLAANCADVAAESLGLHGNLPLPRLLIGAGFGVAVGAMLSAERDAERSTVLA, from the coding sequence ATGTCAGCTCGCTGGGTGATCTTCTTTGCCGCCTCCGCGCTCGTCGCTCTGGCTATTGCCGCGGCGTGGCCTTGGGCGGGCGGTACGGGCGTCCTGCGGCTGGCGATTTTTGCCTTTTTCAGCAAGCTCTGTCACCAACATGCGGACCGTAGCTTCTCATTCTTCGGGGCGCGAATGGCAGTGTGCGTCCGCTGCCTGGGCATTTACTCGGGAACAGCAGTCGGGAGCCTGCTTCGGTTGAAGTACGGGGTAGCGATCCGAGCGCTGGCATGGGGCTTGGCGGCGAACTGCGCTGACGTAGCGGCGGAGTCTTTGGGTCTCCACGGTAATTTGCCACTGCCTCGGTTACTAATAGGCGCAGGGTTTGGCGTTGCCGTGGGAGCGATGTTGTCGGCGGAGCGAGACGCCGAGAGATCTACTGTGCTGGCGTGA
- the glyA gene encoding serine hydroxymethyltransferase, whose product MTDRLSLTLAESDPAIATAIDHEIRRQHEGLEMIASENFVSQAVLEAAGSVFTNKYAEGYPGKRYYGGCEYADVVENLARDRAKELFGADHANVQPHSGSQANAAAFMAVLSPGDTILGLDLAHGGHLTHGHKLNFSGKLYRVVSYGVQRESEVIDYDELEALAERERPKLIIGGGSAYPRIFDFARMRQIADKVGALLLIDMAHFAGLVAGGAHPSPVPHAHIVTTTTHKTLRGPRSGMILSQQQFAAAIDKCVFPGQQGGPLVHVIAAKAVAFREALRPEFREYARQVVANAKVLAETLASEGFRVVSGGTDTHLMLIDVFGRPGGGQMFGSQAETALHEAGITVNKNAIPFDTNPPMKPSGIRIGTPALTTRGMKEAEMRIVGRWIAEALAHHEDAQALRRIRGQVLELAEQFPLYGWLREPQTVGAR is encoded by the coding sequence ATGACCGACCGCCTGAGCCTCACTCTCGCCGAATCCGACCCCGCCATTGCGACCGCCATCGATCACGAGATCCGCCGCCAGCATGAAGGGCTGGAGATGATTGCTTCGGAGAATTTTGTCAGCCAGGCAGTGCTGGAGGCGGCTGGTTCGGTATTCACCAACAAGTATGCCGAGGGCTACCCGGGCAAACGCTACTATGGCGGTTGTGAATACGCCGATGTGGTCGAGAACCTGGCGCGTGACCGGGCTAAGGAGCTGTTTGGCGCCGACCACGCGAATGTGCAGCCGCATTCCGGATCGCAGGCCAATGCCGCGGCGTTCATGGCAGTTCTGAGTCCTGGCGACACGATCCTGGGGCTGGATTTAGCGCACGGCGGCCACTTGACGCATGGCCATAAGCTGAATTTTTCAGGGAAGCTTTATCGCGTGGTCTCCTATGGTGTCCAGCGCGAGAGTGAAGTGATCGATTACGACGAACTGGAAGCGCTCGCCGAGCGCGAGCGTCCGAAGCTGATCATTGGCGGCGGCAGCGCTTATCCGCGGATCTTTGACTTTGCGCGGATGCGGCAGATCGCCGACAAGGTTGGGGCGCTCCTATTGATCGATATGGCGCACTTTGCCGGGTTGGTCGCCGGCGGCGCGCATCCTTCGCCGGTGCCGCATGCGCATATCGTGACGACAACGACCCACAAAACCCTCCGCGGACCACGTTCGGGTATGATTCTTTCGCAGCAGCAGTTCGCCGCGGCCATCGACAAGTGTGTCTTTCCCGGGCAGCAGGGCGGCCCGCTGGTGCATGTGATTGCGGCAAAGGCAGTTGCCTTCCGCGAGGCGCTGCGGCCGGAGTTCCGGGAATACGCGCGGCAGGTTGTGGCCAATGCCAAAGTGCTGGCAGAGACGCTGGCGAGTGAGGGCTTCCGGGTGGTGAGCGGCGGAACCGACACTCACCTCATGCTGATCGACGTCTTTGGCCGGCCGGGTGGGGGACAGATGTTCGGCAGCCAGGCGGAGACGGCGCTGCATGAAGCCGGGATCACGGTGAACAAGAACGCGATTCCGTTCGATACGAACCCGCCGATGAAGCCGAGCGGCATCCGCATTGGGACGCCGGCGTTGACGACGCGCGGCATGAAGGAAGCGGAGATGCGGATCGTTGGCAGGTGGATTGCCGAGGCGCTGGCGCATCACGAAGATGCCCAGGCACTGCGCAGGATTCGCGGCCAGGTGCTGGAACTGGCAGAACAGTTCCCGCTTTACGGCTGGCTGCGGGAACCGCAGACCGTCGGGGCGCGATAA
- a CDS encoding beta strand repeat-containing protein, whose product MLLPTFRFVCGVFLSALVVGCGGGGSKSNPTPPPVATLAITTAATLTAGTVGTAYTATLAASGGTAPYTWTISAGTPPAGLTLSSAGALTGTPTTAGSSSFTIKVTDSEATPQTATLAATLVINAAPPPPITITPTTLTAGILGTPYVANLTATGGTAPYTWSVASGSLPAGLTLAPTTGIISGTPTAAGQSSFTVQVTDSSATPLTGTQALTLQINTATLAILSTSLPAGNVGSPYTDQLAATGGVAPYTWTAAGALPTGLSLSAAGLLSGTPGTAGTTTVALTVTDAANNTATANLTLTINAATGTVPDGHYVFVFAGTAPQGTPPTSNGVAINGTFTIQSGAIQNGYFDENTNTNPAVTEQAITGGTLTSGANGLGQLVLTTSTLTMTFELAIPASVSAGGSSPIRMIEFDDATGTGMRGSGTLLPALASPTAAAITGNYAFLFSGADIDQNQQALICSFQTDGAGNITNGKADANQYGGTLASWSTLTGTYAVDGNGRGTLQIVLGGTAFHFSFYQVSPTEWVVISLDPATLNSPLVSGTVLQQTGGPFSTASIPTTSVLEIEGLAPVSSGTTPDITLGIATSNGSGAVTFNFDEYAGSLSPGGTFSVNYAVDPTTGRAASTGTTAQPILYIINSTSAFLLGPDRSASSGIIEAQTGAPFTTASFNGNYLGGSLPLVNTSVLNEAGLVATDGAGNITFTTNRSSSTGLTSYQSVAGTYAVGTNGRVVVTTPDNLTRIFYIVSPTKVAYVTSDGGGYLGTFQQ is encoded by the coding sequence ATGTTGTTACCTACGTTCCGTTTTGTGTGCGGTGTTTTCCTCTCAGCGCTAGTCGTCGGTTGCGGCGGCGGCGGCAGCAAAAGCAATCCCACCCCCCCACCTGTCGCCACCCTCGCCATTACCACCGCCGCAACCCTGACCGCCGGAACGGTCGGCACCGCGTATACCGCTACCCTGGCCGCAAGCGGCGGCACCGCTCCATATACCTGGACAATCAGTGCCGGCACGCCGCCTGCAGGCCTCACCTTGAGCAGCGCCGGCGCCCTGACCGGGACCCCGACCACTGCCGGCTCCAGTTCCTTCACCATCAAAGTGACTGATTCGGAAGCTACACCCCAGACCGCGACCCTGGCCGCGACCCTGGTGATCAATGCGGCCCCGCCACCGCCGATCACCATCACCCCGACCACGCTTACAGCTGGAATTCTCGGCACTCCCTACGTCGCGAACTTGACGGCGACCGGCGGCACCGCGCCCTATACGTGGTCAGTCGCCAGCGGATCTCTACCGGCAGGCTTGACCCTGGCCCCCACGACCGGCATCATCTCCGGTACACCTACGGCCGCTGGACAGAGTTCCTTTACGGTGCAGGTGACCGACTCGTCCGCAACACCGCTAACCGGCACCCAGGCGCTGACCCTGCAAATTAACACCGCGACATTGGCGATCTTGTCTACTTCGCTGCCTGCGGGCAATGTGGGTAGCCCCTACACCGATCAGCTGGCCGCCACTGGCGGAGTAGCCCCCTACACCTGGACCGCGGCCGGCGCACTGCCGACCGGTCTTTCTCTCAGTGCGGCAGGGCTGCTCAGCGGCACTCCGGGAACCGCCGGAACCACGACCGTCGCCCTGACCGTGACCGACGCAGCGAATAACACCGCCACGGCCAACCTCACCTTGACCATCAACGCAGCCACTGGCACCGTCCCCGACGGTCATTATGTCTTCGTCTTTGCGGGAACCGCTCCGCAAGGTACGCCGCCTACTTCCAACGGGGTCGCCATCAACGGAACGTTCACCATCCAATCGGGCGCTATCCAGAATGGCTACTTCGACGAGAATACGAACACCAACCCGGCAGTGACCGAGCAAGCTATCACCGGCGGCACGCTAACCAGCGGCGCCAATGGGCTAGGTCAGCTCGTGCTCACGACCTCTACCTTGACCATGACCTTTGAGCTGGCTATCCCCGCTTCGGTCTCCGCCGGCGGTTCCAGCCCGATACGCATGATCGAGTTCGACGATGCTACCGGTACCGGGATGCGTGGTTCTGGCACGTTGCTCCCGGCCCTGGCCAGCCCGACCGCCGCCGCCATCACCGGCAACTATGCATTCCTCTTCAGCGGGGCCGATATCGATCAGAACCAGCAAGCCCTGATCTGCTCCTTCCAGACGGATGGAGCCGGGAACATCACCAACGGGAAGGCGGACGCCAATCAGTACGGCGGTACGCTCGCCAGTTGGAGCACGCTGACCGGAACTTACGCCGTGGATGGCAATGGCCGCGGCACCCTGCAAATCGTCCTGGGAGGCACCGCCTTCCACTTCAGCTTCTATCAGGTATCGCCCACCGAATGGGTGGTCATCTCGCTCGATCCAGCCACCCTGAACTCGCCACTCGTTAGCGGTACCGTCCTGCAGCAAACCGGCGGTCCGTTCAGCACGGCCTCCATTCCAACGACCTCCGTCCTTGAGATCGAAGGCCTGGCGCCGGTCTCCTCCGGCACCACTCCCGACATCACTCTCGGCATCGCCACCTCCAACGGCAGCGGCGCCGTGACCTTTAACTTCGACGAATACGCAGGCAGCCTGTCGCCCGGCGGAACTTTCTCGGTGAACTACGCCGTCGACCCAACCACTGGGCGTGCGGCCTCCACCGGGACTACCGCTCAGCCCATCCTCTACATCATCAACAGCACATCGGCGTTCCTTCTCGGACCGGACAGATCGGCCAGCTCCGGCATCATCGAGGCGCAGACCGGAGCGCCGTTCACCACCGCCTCCTTCAACGGGAACTACCTCGGCGGCAGCCTGCCCTTGGTCAATACTTCGGTATTGAACGAAGCGGGTCTGGTGGCGACAGATGGCGCCGGCAACATCACGTTCACCACCAACCGCAGCAGCAGTACCGGGTTAACCTCCTACCAGAGCGTCGCCGGCACCTATGCCGTCGGCACCAATGGCCGCGTGGTTGTAACCACCCCGGATAACCTAACCCGTATCTTCTACATCGTGTCGCCAACCAAGGTCGCCTATGTCACCAGCGAT